The genomic DNA CCGCCGGCGGGCGGATACGGGCCGCCTCCGGGGGCACGTGCCGTCGGAGCTGCGTCCGGCGGTCGCCCGGCATCGGCGGCGCGGACCGGGCTGCTGATCGGCGGTGTGGTGGGCGCGTTGGTTCTGCTCGTCATCGGTGGCTTCGCGCTCAACGCACTTCGCCAGCAGCCGGTCGACATCCAGGCCGATGTGGCCGTCAGCCGACCCTCGTCGAGCCCGACGGCCGCTCCCACGCCAACCGACGCGCCGGGTGAGCAGCTCCAGCCGTTGACGCCTGCCGACCCTCGCCCCACGCAGTCCGAGCGCCCCCCGGCACGACCTGCCGATGGGACGCCTGAGCCGACGTCAACCGCACCTGACGACGCGCCGACCAGTAGCCCCGAGACGCCGGCTGACGGCTCCTCGCTGCTGTCGGATGCCGGACTGCTCAGCACCACCCTGGTGGGTGAGAACGATCTGCCGGGTGAAGACTGGTCGCTGGCATCCTCCGCGGAGGCCGCGTCTCCGGACGACCCCGCGCATCCGGTCGCGCTGTGGGACGTCTGCGACCAGCGACTCGACCCGTCGCAGTACGGAGCCGCGGCCACGAACACGTTCGTCCAAGCCGGCGATGGCGCGGGCGATCCGGCCCTACCGGTGGCATCCACCGTCGTCGAGATCCTGACCGAGCCCGCCACGGTCGCGGAGGACATCCTGGCGCACCACGAGGCGTGCGGCTCCTACGCCGACAGCCAGGCCGACGGCAGCGAGGTGACCGTCGACATCTTCAGCGCCGAGCCACTCGACTTCGGCACGTTCGACGGTGTCATCGCGCTGCAGACCCTCCCCGAACTGGGCATCACCTACTTCAGCAGCTACGTCATCACCGAGGAGACGGTCGTGGCCATCGAGGCCGACCAACGTCTGGGCGTCGCGGAGATCACGGAGCTCGTGGCGGTCGTCCAGCTCAACCTGACGACGCTGGCTGACGGGCCCGGTCAGTAGGGCCGTGTCCGGCCCGGCGAGTACCGTGGGCGAATCGTGAACACCGAAGTGATGCCGTGAACGTCGAGGAGATCAAGGGCCGCTTGGCCGACCGGTCCGCCACCGTTGCCGTGATCGGGCAGGGCTACGTCGGGCTGTCGGTGGCGTTGGCCGCCGCCAAAGCCGGGCTGCGCGTGATCGGGATCGACACCAACCGCTCGCTGATCGAGGGGCTGGCCGATGGCCGACTGGTGGTCGCAGGGGTTCGCGAGGACGCCTTCGCCGAGGGCATCGCCACCGGCCGGATGACCTTCACCACCCAGCCGGACGGGATCGGCGCGGCCGACATCGTCCTGCTGTGCGTGCCGACGCCGGTGCGGGACCACAACCCCGACCTGTCTGCTGTGGAGGAGGCCGGTCTGACCGTCGGCGAGTACCTCTCGCCCGGCGCCCTGGTGATCCTCGAGTCCACGACCTACCCGGGCACGACGGAGCAGGTCCTGTGCCCGCAGATCGAGAAAGGCGGACTGGCGGCCGGGGTCGACTTCCTGCTGGCCTACTCCGCCGAGCGGATCGACCCCGGCAACACGGCCTTCACCTTCGCCGACATCCCGCGAGTCGTCGGCGGGATCGACCCCGCGTCCTCGGCCGTCGCGCAGGCGTTCTACGCGCTGCTGGTGGACGTGGTGCACCCGGTCTCCTCGTGCCGGGCGGCCGAGATGGCCAAGCTGCTCGAGAACACCTACCGCATGGTCAACATCGCGTTGGTCAACGAGCTTGCGATGGTGTGCAGCGACCAGGGGATCAGTCCGTGGGAGGTCATCGACGCCGCGGCGACCAAGCCGTTCGGGTTCGAGCGGTTCCTCCCGGGGCCAGGTGTCGGCGGGCACTGCATCCCGATCGACCCGACCTACCTGACCTGGCAGTCACGCCGGGACACCGGTCGGCCGTACCGGCTGGTCGAGCTGGCCAACGACATCAACGCCGAGATGCCGGGGTACGTCGTCTCGCGTGTCGCGGAGATCCTCAACGAGGAGTCCCGCGCGGTGAAGGGCAGCAAGATCCTGGCGCTCGGGGTCACCTACAAGCCGGACGTCGGCGACCTGCGCGAGTCCGCCGCGGTCCAGGTCATCCGCCGGCTGGTCCGACAGGACGCACAGGTGACCTTCCACGACCCGTTCATCGACGAGGTGGAGGTGGACGGCGTCATCCTCCACGGCTCGGAGCTGACCGACGAGCTGATCGCCGACGCCGACCTGGTTGCGGTGCTGACACCCCACTCAGCCTTCGACCTCGATCACGTCGTCGAGGTGGCGGGGACGGTCTTCGATGCCCGGAACGCGATCGGAGCGGCGCCCGGCGTGGTCGTCCTGTAGGCGGCCCGATCCCACCAGTGCGTGTCGCCTTCCGAGCCCCGGCCAGCACAAGGTGACACACCTACCTCCCGCGCAGGTGCACCCGCATCCAGTCGAGCGTTGCCGCCAGGCCATCCGCCAGCGGCGTCGGGGACCACGATGGCACCAGGGCCTGCAGCCGGGAGATGTCCGCCTGGGAGCGCTGAACGTCCCCCGCCCGAGGCGGACCGAACTCGGTGGCCACGGTGGTCCCGGCAGCCTGGCCAAGCCGGTCGATGATCTCCAGCAGCGACGTGCGGGTTCCGGCCGCCACGTTGACCGGTACCGGCGAGGTCAACCCGTGTGTGATGGCCCTCGTGATCAGCCAGGCGACGTCGTCGACGTACACGAAGTCGCGCGTTTGCGAGCCGTCGCCGAACACCGTGACGGGCGTCCCCTCCACCACCGCTGCGGCGAAGGCCGGGATGGCGGCGGCGTAGACGTGCCCCGGGGGCTGGTACGGCCCGTAGACGTTGAAGAAGCGGAGCGGTAGGACCGGCAGGTCGTAGGTCGCCGACCAGGCCATGGTGCTCGCCTCCGTCGCCAGCTTCGTCGCAGCGTAGGGGCTGCGGGGGTCAGGTGGGGTTGTCTCCGGTGTGGGGAGGGTCGGGTCGGCGCCGTACAGGGCGGCGGAGGAGGCCACGATGACCTGGGCGTTCCCGGCCTGCCGGGCCGCCTCCAGCACCCGCACAGTGCCCGTCACGTTGACCGCGTGGCTGTCGACGGGGTTGGCCACCGACTCGGGCACCGAGGCACGAGCGGCCAGGTGGACGATGGCGTCGACCCCGTCGGTCGCCTCCGCCAGCGCCGAGGGGTCGAGGATCGAACCCCGGCTGTCGGTCAGGTTCCCCACCGGGTCGGTCAGGTTCCCCACCGGGTCGGTCAGGTTCCCCACCGGGTGGGTGGGCTCCCCCGTCAGATCAGCAAGCGTCCCGTGGTCGCCCGCCGAGCGGTCGTCGAGAACGCGCACCTGGTCGATCCCCTCGGTCGCCAGCAGCCGCGCGACCAGGTTGGTGCCGATGAACCCGGCCCCGCCGGTCACCAGGACGGTCTTGCCCACAGCTCGGCCTTCCTCCTCGACACGTCCCCGACGTCGGGCGCGACGTCAGTGCGAGTGGAACGGTAGATCGGCGGCGGCCATGTGCACCTCACCCATGGCTTCGGCCAGCGTCGGGTGCGGGTGGACCAGAGCGCCCACCTCTGCCGGTAGGGCTCCCCACGAGGTGATGAGCTGGGCCTCGGCGATCAGGTCCGTGGCGTGTGGGCCGAGGATGTGGACACCGAGGACAGCCCCGTCCGGCCCGCCGGTGACCACCTTGGTGAACCCGTCCGAGCCGTGGATGATCCCCTTGGCATTGCCCTTCAACGAGTAGGTCGCCGTCGCGACAGCGTCAGCGCCGAAGCGCTCGACGGCCTGTGCTTCGGTCAACCCGACCGAGGCCACCTCCGGCGTGCTGTACGTGACCCGCGGGACCTGGGCGTAGTCGACCGGCGTGACGTGGTCCTCGTGCAGGCCGTTCGCGGCGGCGATCTGGTCTGCCACGACGAAGCCCTCCGCGAAGCCGGCGTGTGCCAGCGCCAGCGCCGGTGGTGCGAGCACATCGCCGACGGCCCAGATGCCGTCGATGGCGGTGCGCCCCCACTCATCGGTGCTGACGTAGCCGCGCGCGTCCAGGACCTCGTACTCGGTGGGCCCGTCCGATCGGGACCCCTGTCCGGCCGTGACCAGCCCGATGCCGGCGGTCCGGGGGGCCCGGCCGACCGCAACCAGGACGGTGTCGACGACCAGCGACTGCCCATCCGAGAGGCTGACGGCTGCGGCGCGGCCCGTCGGCCCCTCCACAACGGTGACGGAGTCTGCGGTCGTGCCGGCAACGGTGGTGATCCCCCGCTTGCGGTAGGCGCGGGCCAGGCCCTTGGAGAGGTCGGGGTCCTCCAGCGGGGCAATCCGGTCGAGGGCCTCGACGATCGTGACCTCGGTCGCGCCGAGTGAGCGGAAGAGGCTCGCGAACTCCAGGCCCACGGCGCCGGACCCGATCACCACGGCCTTGTCGGGAACCCGCTTGAGCTTGGTCGCCTCGTCGGAGGTGATCACCACCTCACCATCGATCTCGATGCCGGGGAGGGTGCGGACTGTCGAGCCGGTCGCCACCACGATGTGGGGGGCCTGCAGGATCTCCCCGGTCGACGACTCGCCGATCGACGACTCACCCGACACGGCCACGCGGTGGATGAACTCCCCTGTCTGCTCCGAGCGCCCGAGCGGCTGCACGATCCGCCCGAACCCGTTGGCGACGTGGATCCGACGCGCCTGGATCAGCCCTTCGAGCCCCCGCGTGAGCTGCTCCTGGACACCCTCGCGGAAGGCGGCCATGCGGGCGAGGTCGAGTCCCTCCACGGTGAGGTCGAGCCCGAAGCGGTCGGCCTCACGCGCCTCGTCCATGACCGAGCCGACGTGCAGCATCGCCTTGGATGGGATGCACCCCCAGTGCAGGCAGGTCCCGCCGACCCGGTCGGCTTCGACCATGGCCACCGTCAGGCCCTGGACAGCCGCGCGCAAGGCCACGCCGTACCCACCCGGACCGCCGCCGAGGACGATGACATCGGCGTCGGTGGTGGTCTCCGCCGGTGCCGCTTCCGCTGCGCTCATTGGTTCTCCTGCCGCTCGCGCCGAGCCGCCGACCTCCGCGTCGGTCGGGTTCTCAGCCGGCTGCGCGAGCTCACAGGTTGGCGACCAGCTGGGTCGGATCCTCGGTCATGTCAGCCAGCAGGCGGAGGAACCCTGCCCCCTCGCCGCCGTCGCACACCCGGTGGTCGAAGGCGATGGAGTAGGTGATGACCTTGCGGACCTTGATCTTGCCGCCGGTGACCCAGGGCTTGTCGGTGATCCTCCCCACGCCGAGGATGGCGACCTCCGGGTGGTTGATGACCATGTCGCCACCATCGACCCCGAACGCCCCGTAGTTGGAGATGGTGAAGGTCCCGCCGCTCATCTCCGTCGGGGTGAGCTTGCCGGCACGAGCTGTCTCGGCCTTCTCGTTCAGGGCGGCTGCCAGCTGCACGGTGGTCATGATGTGGGCGTCGGGGATGACCGGGACGACCAGTCCGCGGGGTGTCTGGGCGGCGATGCCCAGGTTGACGTGGCCGTACTGGACGATCTCCTCGGTCTCGACGTCCAGCGAGGCGTTCAGCGAGGGGTACGCACGCAGCCCGGCGACGGCCATCCGCATGATGAGCGCGAGCGGGCTGATCTTGGTCTCCGACGCCTCGTTCAGCTTCCTCCGCAGCTTCCACAGCGGGGTGGCATCGGCCTCGACCCAGGTGACGGCTTCGGGGATCTCGCGGCGCGAGCGGCCCATCTGGGCGGAGATGGCCTTGCGGATCTGCCCCATCGGGATCCGGGTCTCGCTGCTCCCGTCCGCGGACGCGGCCACTCCGGCGGTCGAGGACCCGGTGTCGCGTGCGCCGGCCTCGGCTGAGGCGGCAGCCGCGTGCTCGGCGGCGATGGCTGAGGGGTCGGTCGCGGCACGGGCCTGGGCGGCCTCGGCCGGGCTCTCCGCCGGGACGGTCGGGCTCTCCGCCGGGACGGTCGGGCTCTCCGCCGGGACGGTCGGGCTCTCCGCTCGGGATGAGGTGTCGGCGGCGGCGTGAACGTCCTCGCGCGTGATGACTCCGTCCTCACCGCTGCCGGCGACGACGTCCAGGTCGACTCCCAGGTCCTTGGCCAGCTTGCGGACCGGCGGCTTGGCCTTGGGGCGCCCGTCGCGCTCGACCGGCGCGGGCGATTCGACACGATCGGGGCCTGAACCCTCCATGTGGCGGTTAGCCCCCGATCGTGCACCATCGTGGGCCGAGTCAGCACCAGCTGACGAGGTCACCCGGCGCCGCCGAGAGCCCCCGCCACCCGAGGTCCCGTACCCCACCAGCACACTGCCCGACTCACTGCGGTCCTCCCCGGAACCGCTGTCGCCGGATGGTGCCTCCGCCGCGGCCTCTGCCGACCCGGTTGCCGAGATCGCCGTCCCCGGTGCGTCACCCGAGGAGAGGTCCCCGTCTGCTCCTGCTGACCCCGACTCGCCCGCCGACCCCGTCGCGCCGCTCGAGGACCCCTCACCTCCGACATCGATGGTGATGAGCGGCTCGCCGACGGCCACCTCCTCGCCTGGCTGGGCGTGCAGAGTGGTCACCGTCCCCGCGAACGGAGAGGGCACCTCCACAACGGCCTTCGCGGTCTCCACCTCGGCGATGTACTGGTCCACCTCGACGGTGTCGCCGACCGCAACCAGCCAGGCCACGACCTCGCCCTCCGTCAGCCCCTCACCGAGGTCGGGCATCATGAACTCGCGCTGGCTCACCTTGCACTCCTGTTGTCATCCGGCGTCAGCCGGCATGTGTCCGTGACCGTGGACGGCCCGAGCGGTAGCGGGATGTCAGTACTCCAGCGTCGTCGCGACGGCATCCAGGATTCGGTCCACGTCCGGCAGGAAGAACTCCTCGAGCATCGCCGCCGGATAGGGGATGTCGAAGCCGCCAACGCGCTGGACCGGCGCCTCCAGCGAGTAGAACGCGTGCTGCTGCACCCTGGCCGCCACCTCGGCACCGAACCCGGCTGTCGTCTGCGCCTCGTGCACCACGACCAGCCGTCCGGTCCGCTCGACCGACTCCACGATCGTGCCGTGGTCGAACGGCACCAACGAGCGGATGTCGATGACCTCGAGGTCCCACCCCTCCGCCTCCGCGGCCTCGGCCGTCTCCAGGCAGGTCTTGACCATCGGCCCGTAGGCTGCCAGCGTCGCCGTGGTCCCCGGCCGACGGACGACGGACTGGCCGATGGGCTCGGTGGTGATGGGGAGGATCGCGTCCTCCTTCATCCAGTACCGGCGCTTGGGCTCGAAGAAGACGACCGGATCGTCGGAGAAGATCGACTCGGTCAGCAGGGAGTAGGCGTCTGCGGGCGTCCCCGGCGTGACAACCTTCAGGCCGGCCGTGTGGGCGAAGTAGGCCTCGGGCGACTCGGAGTGGTGCTCCACCGCTCCGATCCCCCCGCCGAAGGGGATCCGGATCGTGATCGGCATCGTCACCGTCCCGCGCGACCGGTTCCGCATCTTGGCGATGTGGGACACGATCTGCTCGAAGGCGGGGTAGGTGAAGCCGTCGAACTGCATCTCGATGATCGGGCGGAAGCCGTACATGGCCATCCCGACCGCGGTCCCCGCGATGCCTGCCTCGGCCAGCGGGGTGTCGAAGCAGCGTTGGTCACCGAACCGCTCCTGCAGCTTGTCGGTGATCCGGAAGACCCCGCCAAGGGTTCCCACGTCCTCACCGAAGAGGACCACCCGGTCGTCCTTCTCGAAGGCATCGTGCAGGGACTGGTTCAGGGCCTGAGCCATGGTGATCGCCATCGGATCAGCCTTCCGTTCCGTTGGTGCCCGCGTCCAGCTCGCGCGTCAGCAGCGCCCGCTGGTCGGCGAACTCGGCCGGGGGGTCGACGTAGACGTGCTCGAACAGCTCCATCGGGTCGCCGTGTGGCGCTTCGTAGATCTCCTCGCGGATGCCGGAGGCCAGGGTCTCGACATCGGCGTCGATCCGGTCCTTCAGCTCGTCGTCCATCAGGCCCTCTGCGCTCAGGTACGCCCCGAAGCGGGCGATGGGGTCACGCCGCTGCCACTCGTCCATCTCCTCGGGCGTGCGGTAGCGGGTCGGGTCATCGGAGGTGGTGTGGGCCTCCATCCGGTAGGTGACGGCCTCGATGAGGGACGGACCCTCGCCGGCGCGGGCTCGCTGGACCGCACGTCTGGTGACCGCGTAGGTGGCCAGCACATCGTTGCCGTCGACGCGGTAGCCGGGGATCCCGTAGCCGATGCCCTTGTGGGCGATCGTGGGGGCGCGGGTCTGCTCGCTGAGGGGCGTCGAGATGGCGTACTGGTTGTTCTGGACGAAGAAGATGCAGGGAGCGTCGTACACCGCGGCGAAGTTCATCGCCTCGTGCGGGTCGCCCTCACTGGTGGCGCCGTCGCCGAAGTAGGTCATGACGACGATGTCCTCGCCGTCGAACGCGGCAGCGATGGCGTAGCCGGCCCCGTGGATGGCCTGGGTGCCGATCGGGATGCTCATCAGCGCGAAGTTGGAGTCGTAGGGGTTGTGGCCCGACAGCCACGTCCCCCGCCACTGGTGCAGCAGCTGCCCCGGCTCGAGGCCCCGGACGATGGCGGCACCCATCTCCCGGAACGAGGGGAACATCCAGTCACGGTCCTCCAGCGCGTACGCGCCGCCGACCTGGGCGGCCTCCTGCCCCAGCAGTGAGGCGTAGACCCCGAGCTGCCCCTGGCGTTGCAGGCTGATGGCCTGCTTGTCGATCCGCCGGCTGACCACCATGTAGCGATACAGGTTGCGCAGGTCGTCGGGACCCAGGTCGTCGATCGGGAAGTCCGGGTTCTCGTGCAGCACCCCGTCGTCGTCGAGCAGTTGGACGGGCTCTGCCGGAGGCAACAGCTGCAGGTAGCGCTGATCAAGCGCAGCGGGCTCGGATCGGTTCATGCAGACGTCTGCCTCCTGGGCAACAGCGGGGGTCTCCCGGTGCCACGAATCGATGGTGCGGTGGGGATGGCCGCACCATGACCGTACGCTACTGAACACTTCCGCTGGCTCACAAGGGATTGTGAGACACGTTGTCCGATTCGATTGCACGAACTGACGAGACACTGACGATACGAACACCCAAGTAAGGCCTGACGGAAGGATCGTCAGGCCTTGGGTTTGTCGAAATGGCCGCCGCGCTACAGCTGGATGCTGCTCATGTCCGGACCCTCGTTCCGGGTGCGCTTCAGTTCGTAGAACCCGTCGACCTCGATGAGCGCCGACAGCCCGTCCCAGAGCGTGAGCGCCGCATCACCGGTCGGCACGCTCGGGATGACCGGACCGAAGTAGCCCTTCCACTCGCCGTCCACCTCGTAGGCGATGATCGGCGTTCCGACGTCGTCGCCGGCCACGTCCTCGGCCTCCGCCGTCGATGCTCGGACGGCCTCATCCAGCGAGCTGTCGTCCATGTACTCGGCGTAGGAGGCGTCGACGCCGGCCGCGGTCAGCGCCTCGGTCACGTCGAAGTCGAGCCCGTCGTCCGCGTGGTGGAAGTGTGTTCCGAACTCCTTGTAGACCGCACGGATCTGATCGGTCTTGCCGTCCTTGCGAAGGGCCTCCACGATGCGGAGCAGCGCGAACGACCGGTTCATTGCTGGCTGGACCTTCTCCCGGTACTCGGGATCGATCTCCTTGCCCTCGTTGCGGACCTTCAGGCTGATGGGACGCCAGTCGATCTCGATGTCGCGGTGGGGACGAACCTCGTCGTCCAGCCAGAAGCTGGTGACCCAGCACCAGGGGCAGAGGGGGTCGAAGTAGAAGCGGACCTGCATGGGTGAGTGCCTTTCAGGCGGCATATAGGTGACGGTTTCCCTGCGTGCAGCGGGGTACCTGCCACGGTTATTCCCGAGCAGGGACGTCTCGCACACCCGGTGCAACCTGACAGCCCTGTCGATCGTCACGTTGCAGATGGCCCTCGATCCAGCGCTAGCATCCTTCTGCCGCCAGGCCCACCCCCGTCTGGTCGGCAGTCTGACGCTGTACACGGCCGATCCTGCACTTGCCGAGGAGATCGCCCAGGACGCCTTGGCGTCGCTGATCACGACCTGGGCTGAGGTCCAACACAAACGAGAGCCGTTGGCGTGGGCACACACCGTGGCGCTGAACCTCGCCCGGACCCGCCTGCGACGGCGGCGCGTTGGCCGCCGGCTGCTGCGGTTGGCAGCCACGACGACACCCACGGTGCACCACGATCCCGACGCTGGGGACGCTGTGGCAGTACGTCAGGCACTGCAGTGTCTGCCCCACCGACAGCGCGCCGTCCTCATCGCTCGCTTCTACGCGGGACACTCCGTGGCTGAGACGGCTCACATCCTCGACGTTCCCCAGGGCACCGTGAAGTCCGACACGCACCGCGCGTTGGCCGCGCTGCGGGCACTGCTGGGTGATGACGCCCTGGCGGCCCCGGCGACCGGCTCATCGGCCACAAGCCACGTACTGGGTCCTGCGCCTCGCCCTGGAAGGCCAGGCCACCAGAAGCCGTCACCTCAGAACGGACCACAGAGGCAGCCCGGCAACACGACTCAGCCGACCCCACGGAGTACCCATGAGTGATCAGTCGACGCAACAAGACGACCCGTCGAGCCGCAGTCTAGGAAAGTTGCTCGAACGCGCCGCCGGCACGGCGGCATCGTTGGACCTGGACGCTCTGGAGCAGCGGGCAGCACGGCACCGCCGCCGGACATCGGCTCAGCGAGCGCTCACTGGATCGGCCGTTGCGCTGGTGATCATCCTGCTGGCGGCTTCCGCCATCCGCCTTGCGGATCCGGGTCCGCCGGCCGTTGTGCTGGACCATGATCCAGCGGGGTCTCCGCTCGACGTCACCCCGACCGCCAACCCCTTGCCGCCGACCCCTGAGGTTGCCGTCACCTCCCAGATCGACCCGAGGAGCGGCGTCGAAGTGACCGAGATTCCTGCTGACGGTGCGTCTGCTGATCGAGAGCCGGCGGCGGCATCGCCTCCCAGCACCGAGATGCTTGCCATCTTGGAACAGCCACCCGCCGTCCTGTCGGCAGGCGAGGCAGGGATGGTCGCTTTCGGTCCCACCGGCCGCGGTCCGTTGTGGTTGGCCGGGGAGGCCGAGAACCATCGCGTCCTCGTGGCACCACGGTCTGACGGCGACATCGCTTCTATTGCCGTGGCGGCGATGGGTGCCGCCGGAGGCAATGGCCTGCTGACGCTGAACACCAGCCTGCGACCGGACAGCTGGTTGGTCTGGTCGATCGTTCCTGACGGCTACGACACCGGGGTACTCGCTGATGGCCGCGAACTGCCCATCAACAACAATCTGCTGTCCTTCGCGGGCCCAGACGGCATCCCCTCGGAGCTGGCAGGAACGGGTGAGGTCGACATCAGGGGCAGCGTCACAGGACCGGCCGGATCGCTGCCGCTGCGACGCGCCCAGCCACCGACGGAGGACGCCGCCGCCACCTTCGACGTCCTTGACGAATCAGAGCCACCGTGGCCGCTCGTCGGCGGCGTCGATCAATTGCGACCCCAGAACCTCTGGCCGACAGACCAACTGCGTCCGCTCAACAGCGTGGTGGGGACCGTCGAATCGGTTGTTGGCTCACTCGCCATCACCTCCGCAGATCAGGTCGAGGCGATACCGCCGGAGCTGGCGGTAACCGAAGGTCTGTGCCTCACAGTACTGTTCACGCCACCTGACCCTCCCCCCATCGGCTGTGGCTATGCGCGGACGACCGGCACTCCCCTGGTCGCAACGATCTCGTGGACGGGCGCCGACGGTGGTCTCAGCTGGGCAGCCCTGGTGCCCGACGGGTGGACCGAACTGGTCACGTCCAACGGCTCCTCCACACCAGTGCGGGACAACGTCCTCGCCATTCCGGACATCACCACCCATCCGCGAACCGCCGAGTTGGTCAACGCTGATGGCCGGCGCGAGGTGGTCGCCGTCATGCCGTGGGAGGGCGACGAACCGAACAACCTCGAAGCGCTGGCCAGCGCTCCACCCGGGCTGCCCCTCACCGAGGAGCCCGAGGTCATCATCCCATCACACGCACCCAGCCCGTGGCTCACCGCGACGGAGCAGCCAGCGCTCGACTGACTCGCCCGCCCGTGGCTGGACCCCGTCCACCGTCAGGCGTAGATGCCCTCGATCACGTCGGCGTACTTCGTCTCGACCACGTGCCGCTTCAGCTTCATCGACGGGGTCAGCTCGCCCGACTCGACCGTCCAGTCCGTGGGCAGCAGCTCCCAGCGCTTGACCT from Euzebya tangerina includes the following:
- a CDS encoding serine/threonine-protein kinase, coding for MPPPPPQIPGLRDLRLIGEGGFARVYRAREETFDRTVAVKVLNSRMADAEALSRFERECRALGQVDGHPNIVTVHSAGTTVSGQPYLIMAYEPNGSLQDRLDRGLRPEPQQLAKIGGELADALATAHAADVLHRDVKPSNVLLSSREVPKLADFGIARLVGDTSRTKSGSITASIAHAPPEQIEGRAAGPASDAYSLGSTLAALALGHPPFMTSGNDSLASVLGRMVTQDPPDLQDVGQSEEMATLVAELMQKEPGARPADLSAVAARLRHMAERTDAPYATDAQVNFAPIPPDLRGYPRTTAGALPPPGAIASSAGQPPAGGYGPPPGARAVGAASGGRPASAARTGLLIGGVVGALVLLVIGGFALNALRQQPVDIQADVAVSRPSSSPTAAPTPTDAPGEQLQPLTPADPRPTQSERPPARPADGTPEPTSTAPDDAPTSSPETPADGSSLLSDAGLLSTTLVGENDLPGEDWSLASSAEAASPDDPAHPVALWDVCDQRLDPSQYGAAATNTFVQAGDGAGDPALPVASTVVEILTEPATVAEDILAHHEACGSYADSQADGSEVTVDIFSAEPLDFGTFDGVIALQTLPELGITYFSSYVITEETVVAIEADQRLGVAEITELVAVVQLNLTTLADGPGQ
- a CDS encoding nucleotide sugar dehydrogenase, with the translated sequence MNVEEIKGRLADRSATVAVIGQGYVGLSVALAAAKAGLRVIGIDTNRSLIEGLADGRLVVAGVREDAFAEGIATGRMTFTTQPDGIGAADIVLLCVPTPVRDHNPDLSAVEEAGLTVGEYLSPGALVILESTTYPGTTEQVLCPQIEKGGLAAGVDFLLAYSAERIDPGNTAFTFADIPRVVGGIDPASSAVAQAFYALLVDVVHPVSSCRAAEMAKLLENTYRMVNIALVNELAMVCSDQGISPWEVIDAAATKPFGFERFLPGPGVGGHCIPIDPTYLTWQSRRDTGRPYRLVELANDINAEMPGYVVSRVAEILNEESRAVKGSKILALGVTYKPDVGDLRESAAVQVIRRLVRQDAQVTFHDPFIDEVEVDGVILHGSELTDELIADADLVAVLTPHSAFDLDHVVEVAGTVFDARNAIGAAPGVVVL
- a CDS encoding NAD-dependent epimerase/dehydratase family protein, translating into MGKTVLVTGGAGFIGTNLVARLLATEGIDQVRVLDDRSAGDHGTLADLTGEPTHPVGNLTDPVGNLTDPVGNLTDSRGSILDPSALAEATDGVDAIVHLAARASVPESVANPVDSHAVNVTGTVRVLEAARQAGNAQVIVASSAALYGADPTLPTPETTPPDPRSPYAATKLATEASTMAWSATYDLPVLPLRFFNVYGPYQPPGHVYAAAIPAFAAAVVEGTPVTVFGDGSQTRDFVYVDDVAWLITRAITHGLTSPVPVNVAAGTRTSLLEIIDRLGQAAGTTVATEFGPPRAGDVQRSQADISRLQALVPSWSPTPLADGLAATLDWMRVHLRGR
- a CDS encoding dihydrolipoyl dehydrogenase, which produces MSAAEAAPAETTTDADVIVLGGGPGGYGVALRAAVQGLTVAMVEADRVGGTCLHWGCIPSKAMLHVGSVMDEAREADRFGLDLTVEGLDLARMAAFREGVQEQLTRGLEGLIQARRIHVANGFGRIVQPLGRSEQTGEFIHRVAVSGESSIGESSTGEILQAPHIVVATGSTVRTLPGIEIDGEVVITSDEATKLKRVPDKAVVIGSGAVGLEFASLFRSLGATEVTIVEALDRIAPLEDPDLSKGLARAYRKRGITTVAGTTADSVTVVEGPTGRAAAVSLSDGQSLVVDTVLVAVGRAPRTAGIGLVTAGQGSRSDGPTEYEVLDARGYVSTDEWGRTAIDGIWAVGDVLAPPALALAHAGFAEGFVVADQIAAANGLHEDHVTPVDYAQVPRVTYSTPEVASVGLTEAQAVERFGADAVATATYSLKGNAKGIIHGSDGFTKVVTGGPDGAVLGVHILGPHATDLIAEAQLITSWGALPAEVGALVHPHPTLAEAMGEVHMAAADLPFHSH
- a CDS encoding dihydrolipoamide acetyltransferase family protein codes for the protein MSQREFMMPDLGEGLTEGEVVAWLVAVGDTVEVDQYIAEVETAKAVVEVPSPFAGTVTTLHAQPGEEVAVGEPLITIDVGGEGSSSGATGSAGESGSAGADGDLSSGDAPGTAISATGSAEAAAEAPSGDSGSGEDRSESGSVLVGYGTSGGGGSRRRRVTSSAGADSAHDGARSGANRHMEGSGPDRVESPAPVERDGRPKAKPPVRKLAKDLGVDLDVVAGSGEDGVITREDVHAAADTSSRAESPTVPAESPTVPAESPTVPAESPAEAAQARAATDPSAIAAEHAAAASAEAGARDTGSSTAGVAASADGSSETRIPMGQIRKAISAQMGRSRREIPEAVTWVEADATPLWKLRRKLNEASETKISPLALIMRMAVAGLRAYPSLNASLDVETEEIVQYGHVNLGIAAQTPRGLVVPVIPDAHIMTTVQLAAALNEKAETARAGKLTPTEMSGGTFTISNYGAFGVDGGDMVINHPEVAILGVGRITDKPWVTGGKIKVRKVITYSIAFDHRVCDGGEGAGFLRLLADMTEDPTQLVANL
- a CDS encoding alpha-ketoacid dehydrogenase subunit beta, whose amino-acid sequence is MAITMAQALNQSLHDAFEKDDRVVLFGEDVGTLGGVFRITDKLQERFGDQRCFDTPLAEAGIAGTAVGMAMYGFRPIIEMQFDGFTYPAFEQIVSHIAKMRNRSRGTVTMPITIRIPFGGGIGAVEHHSESPEAYFAHTAGLKVVTPGTPADAYSLLTESIFSDDPVVFFEPKRRYWMKEDAILPITTEPIGQSVVRRPGTTATLAAYGPMVKTCLETAEAAEAEGWDLEVIDIRSLVPFDHGTIVESVERTGRLVVVHEAQTTAGFGAEVAARVQQHAFYSLEAPVQRVGGFDIPYPAAMLEEFFLPDVDRILDAVATTLEY
- the pdhA gene encoding pyruvate dehydrogenase (acetyl-transferring) E1 component subunit alpha — translated: MNRSEPAALDQRYLQLLPPAEPVQLLDDDGVLHENPDFPIDDLGPDDLRNLYRYMVVSRRIDKQAISLQRQGQLGVYASLLGQEAAQVGGAYALEDRDWMFPSFREMGAAIVRGLEPGQLLHQWRGTWLSGHNPYDSNFALMSIPIGTQAIHGAGYAIAAAFDGEDIVVMTYFGDGATSEGDPHEAMNFAAVYDAPCIFFVQNNQYAISTPLSEQTRAPTIAHKGIGYGIPGYRVDGNDVLATYAVTRRAVQRARAGEGPSLIEAVTYRMEAHTTSDDPTRYRTPEEMDEWQRRDPIARFGAYLSAEGLMDDELKDRIDADVETLASGIREEIYEAPHGDPMELFEHVYVDPPAEFADQRALLTRELDAGTNGTEG